From one Nycticebus coucang isolate mNycCou1 chromosome 14, mNycCou1.pri, whole genome shotgun sequence genomic stretch:
- the LOC128565274 gene encoding protein C1orf43-like: protein MKDSKEEIDIRLSRVQDIKYEPQLLGNDDVRLLQLETQGNQNCYNYLYRMKALDAIRASEIPLCADGWHPRSLMCKNFCSYLLDLRNTSTPFKGVRKALIDTLLDGYETARYGTGVFGQNEYLRYQEALNELATVVKARIGSSQGQHQSAVKDLTQSPEVSPTTIQVTYLPSSQKSKRAKHFLELKSFKDNYNTLESTL from the coding sequence ATGAAGGACTCGAAAGAGGAGATTGATATTCGACTATCCAGGGTTCAGGATATCAAGTATGAACCCCAACTCCTTGGAAATGATGATGTTAGGCTGCTGCAATTGGAGACCCAGGGAAATCAGAATTGCTACAACTATCTGTACAGGATGAAAGCTCTGGATGCCATTCGTGCCTCAGAGATCCCGCTTTGTGCTGATGGCTGGCATCCTCGTTCCTTAATGTGCAAGAATTTCTGCTCCTACTTGCTAGATCTACGAAACACTAGTACTCCCTTCAAGGGTGTGCGCAAAGCCCTCATTGATACCCTGCTAGATGGCTATGAAACAGCCCGTTATGGGACAGGGGTCTTCGGTCAGAATGAATACCTGCGCTATCAGGAAGCCCTGAATGAGCTGGCCACTGTGGTCAAAGCACGAATTGGGAGCTCTCAGGGACAACACCAATCAGCAGTCAAAGACCTAACTCAATCCCCTGAAGTCTCCCCAACAACCATCCAGGTGACATACCTCCCCTCCAGTCAGAAGAGTAAACGTGCCAAACACTTCCTCGAATTGAAGAGCTTTAAAGATAACTATAACACCTTGGAAAGTACTTTGTGA
- the PHLDA2 gene encoding pleckstrin homology-like domain family A member 2, which yields MKTPGEVLREGELEKRSDSLFQLWKKKRGVLTPDRLSLFPAGPGARPKELRFHSILKVDCVERTGKYVYFTIVTTDRKEIDFRCAGESCWNAAITLALIDFQNRRALQDFRSRQERAAPAAQHEPRAARLP from the coding sequence ATGAAGACCCCCGGCGAGGTGCTGCGCGAGGGCGAGCTGGAGAAGCGCAGCGACAGCCTCTTCCAGCTGTGGAAGAAGAAGCGCGGCGTGCTCACACCCGACCGCCTGAGCCTCTTCCCCGCCGGCCCCGGCGCGCGCCCCAAGGAGCTGCGCTTCCACTCCATCCTCAAGGTGGACTGCGTGGAGCGGACGGGCAAGTATGTCTACTTCACCATCGTCACCACTGACCGCAAGGAGATAGATTTCCGCTGCGCGGGCGAGAGCTGCTGGAACGCGGCCATCACGTTGGCGCTCATCGACTTCCAGAACCGCCGCGCCCTGCAGGACTTCCGCAGCCGCCAGGAGCGCGCCGCTCCCGCCGCGCAGCACGAGCCCCGCGCCGCCCGCTTGCCCTGA